TACAATGATGAATTCTATAAAGAATTATGTTGAAGACCTTAGTAATGGCAGTATACAAGTTACTGTTGATAGTCAAGCACCAAGTCCCGGTGAAGGAACACGGGCTATTGAAAGTGACAGCGATGTAAGTGTAACTATGGCAGCATCATGTTCAGGAAACTTTATAGTACTTGCACAGGCAGCACAGAATACTGATAAGCAAATTATCTTTGTAAATACTGGTGATGTAAACTTAGATAATGTTAGTTTTGTAAGACGTGCATGGGATGATAATTATTCTAGTACAACATTTGCAGGTATTAATTCACCAGGAAAATTCCTGAATGATGCAGGTATTAGCTATATTCAACCGTTACAGGAATATCCTGATGCCGGTAGTGAGGGATCATATACCTCATCTAATGATGATGTTAACAGATATATTGCTCAACAAATTGTAAATGACATAGAAAATAATGCTAGTAGTAGTAAAACATATGATAGTAATTTAATAGTTAATCATACATTACGTCCTTCTGTAATGGCTGAGGCAAGTCAAAGCTTACTTGACGATAATGATACGAGTATGAATGGTACATACAATTCCTATACTGCACCACAAGTATTATACATGACAAGTTCTT
This genomic interval from Candidatus Methanosphaera massiliense contains the following:
- a CDS encoding pseudomurein-binding repeat-containing protein; this encodes MKKYQVVLLISIIFISFTAQGVSATSVFLTSDHVGSQDNDITMMNSIKNYVEDLSNGSIQVTVDSQAPSPGEGTRAIESDSDVSVTMAASCSGNFIVLAQAAQNTDKQIIFVNTGDVNLDNVSFVRRAWDDNYSSTTFAGINSPGKFLNDAGISYIQPLQEYPDAGSEGSYTSSNDDVNRYIAQQIVNDIENNASSSKTYDSNLIVNHTLRPSVMAEASQSLLDDNDTSMNGTYNSYTAPQVLYMTSSYLNGNGLEQPKDYEQPSSPMNHSSFTQKSYSIYEYMEMASIVKNYMDENGRAPDSIDYKGAHIGYYDLVYNFAKLTANHTDGRHMDFSHDTEFTKLNNDPLAEYGQYIIIIGAIIIVLGTIRRLFRRRRRRY